A region from the Streptomyces sp. 3214.6 genome encodes:
- the glyA gene encoding serine hydroxymethyltransferase — MSVTHVPEADVLRRQDPELAEILLGERERQATTLQLVAAENFSSPAVLAALGSTLANKYAEGYPGARYHGGCEIVDVAERIAVDRAKALFGAEHANVQAHSGSSAVLAAYAALLRPGDTVLALGLPYGGHLTHGSPANFSGRWFDFVPYGVDAETGLIDHEQVRTLARSHRPKAIVCGSIAYPRHLDHAFFREVADEVGAYLIADAAHPIGLVAGGAAPSPVPYADIVCATTHKVLRGPRGGMILCGSELAERVDRAVFPFTQGGAQMHTIAAKAVAFGEAATPAFSAYAHQVVANARALAAALEGEGLVVTTGGTDTHLITADPAPLGVDGRVARGLLAAAGMVLDCCALPHDHARGLRLGTAAVTTQGMGEQEMTRVAALLAGVLREEIEGKKARDEVRELSLAFPPYPG; from the coding sequence ATGTCGGTCACCCATGTCCCCGAGGCCGATGTCCTGCGCCGGCAGGACCCCGAGCTGGCCGAGATCCTGCTCGGGGAACGGGAGCGGCAGGCGACGACGCTGCAGTTGGTCGCCGCGGAGAACTTCAGCTCGCCCGCGGTGCTGGCCGCCCTCGGCTCGACCCTCGCCAACAAGTACGCGGAGGGGTATCCGGGGGCCCGCTACCACGGCGGCTGCGAGATCGTGGACGTCGCCGAGCGCATCGCCGTGGACCGCGCCAAGGCGCTGTTCGGCGCCGAACACGCCAACGTCCAGGCCCACTCGGGCTCCTCGGCCGTGCTGGCCGCCTACGCGGCGCTGCTGCGGCCCGGCGACACCGTCCTCGCGCTCGGGCTGCCCTACGGCGGTCATCTCACGCACGGTTCGCCGGCGAACTTCTCCGGGCGCTGGTTCGACTTCGTGCCCTACGGGGTGGACGCGGAGACCGGGCTCATCGACCACGAACAGGTGCGCACGCTGGCCCGCAGCCATCGGCCCAAGGCGATCGTGTGCGGCTCCATCGCCTACCCGCGCCATCTCGACCACGCCTTCTTCCGGGAGGTGGCCGACGAGGTCGGCGCCTATCTCATCGCCGACGCCGCCCACCCCATCGGCCTGGTCGCCGGGGGAGCGGCGCCCAGCCCGGTGCCGTACGCCGACATCGTGTGCGCCACCACGCACAAGGTGCTGCGGGGGCCGCGCGGCGGGATGATCCTCTGCGGGAGTGAGCTCGCCGAACGGGTCGACCGGGCCGTGTTCCCGTTCACGCAGGGCGGCGCGCAGATGCACACGATCGCCGCGAAGGCGGTCGCGTTCGGCGAGGCGGCAACCCCGGCGTTCTCGGCGTACGCCCATCAGGTGGTCGCCAACGCGAGGGCTCTCGCGGCCGCCTTGGAGGGAGAGGGGCTGGTCGTCACGACCGGCGGGACCGACACCCATCTCATCACCGCCGACCCGGCGCCCCTCGGGGTCGACGGGCGCGTGGCGCGGGGTCTGCTCGCGGCTGCCGGAATGGTCCTGGACTGCTGCGCGCTGCCGCACGATCACGCCCGTGGCCTGCGTCTGGGCACCGCCGCGGTGACCACGCAGGGTATGGGGGAGCAGGAGATGACCCGGGTCGCGGCGCTGCTGGCGGGGGTGCTGCGGGAGGAGATCGAGGGGAAGAAGGCCCGCGACGAAGTGCGCGAGCTGAGCCTGGCGTTTCCGCCGTATCCGGGCTGA
- a CDS encoding arsenate reductase/protein-tyrosine-phosphatase family protein — translation MTAPDAGRGIGNGERAAEQTTTFGFPRDTFRILHVSTGNVCRSPITERLTRHFVSQRLGVLGGGLIVESAGTWGHEGAPMEANAETVLADFGADATGFTGRELLDEHVIMADLVLTATRDHRAQVISMGHSAGLRTFTLKEFTRLVNAIDPATLPPLDEGVVMRARALVRAAAALRGWLLAPTLEADEVYDPYGAPLPFFRSIGDEIHQALDPVVTALTGVPARA, via the coding sequence TTGACAGCCCCTGACGCGGGGCGTGGCATAGGCAACGGGGAACGTGCCGCGGAACAGACGACGACGTTCGGGTTTCCGCGCGACACCTTCCGCATCCTCCACGTCAGCACCGGCAACGTCTGCCGCTCGCCGATCACCGAGCGGCTGACCAGGCATTTCGTGTCGCAGCGACTCGGGGTGCTGGGCGGCGGGCTGATCGTGGAGAGCGCGGGCACCTGGGGCCATGAGGGCGCGCCGATGGAGGCCAACGCGGAGACCGTGCTGGCCGACTTCGGCGCGGACGCGACCGGGTTCACCGGCCGCGAGCTCCTCGACGAGCACGTCATCATGGCCGATCTGGTCCTGACGGCGACTCGTGACCACCGCGCCCAGGTCATCTCCATGGGCCACTCGGCGGGCCTGCGCACCTTCACCCTCAAGGAGTTCACCCGCCTGGTGAACGCCATCGACCCCGCCACGCTGCCCCCGCTCGACGAGGGCGTGGTGATGCGCGCCCGTGCCCTGGTCCGCGCGGCGGCCGCGCTACGCGGGTGGCTCCTGGCCCCCACCCTGGAAGCGGACGAGGTCTACGACCCCTACGGCGCCCCCCTCCCCTTCTTCCGCTCGATCGGCGACGAAATACACCAGGCCCTGGACCCGGTGGTGACAGCACTGACCGGAGTGCCGGCGCGGGCTTGA